In one window of Miscanthus floridulus cultivar M001 chromosome 12, ASM1932011v1, whole genome shotgun sequence DNA:
- the LOC136498230 gene encoding germin-like protein 8-4, with product MASSSSLVLLAAALVALASWQQAIAYDPSPLQDFCVADKKSPVRVNGFPCKDPMAVTPDDFYNPAMIIDKRRDTHNKVGSNVTNINVESFPGLNTLGISLARIDYAPLGVNPPHIHPRATELLTVLEGTLYLGFVTSNPNRLFSKVVKKGDVFVFPKAMIHFQMNLDHDKPAAALSSLSSQNPGVITIASAVFGSKPPISDDVLAKAFQVEKKLIDWLQSQFWDTNY from the exons ATggcctcctcttcttccttggtCCTCCTTGCAGCGGCGCTTGTTGCGCTGGCCTCATGGCAGCAGGCCATCGCCTACGATCCTAGCCCTCTCCAGGACTTCTGTGTTGCAGACAAGAAGTCGCCTG TGCGTGTCAATGGGTTTCCTTGCAAGGACCCAATGGCCGTGACCCCGGACGACTTCTACAACCCAGCCATGATCATCGACAAGCGCAGGGACACCCACAACAAGGTGGGATCCAACGTCACCAACATCAACGTCGAGAGCTTCCCGGGCCTCAACACCCTGGGCATCTCGCTGGCGCGCATCGACTACGCGCCCCTGGGTGTGAACCCGCCCCATATACATCCCCGCGCCACCGAGCTCCTCACCGTGCTCGAGGGCACCCTCTACCTTGGCTTCGTCACGTCCAACCCAAACAGGCTCTTCTCCAAGGTGGTCAAGAAGGGTGACGTGTTCGTGTTCCCCAAAGCCATGATCCACTTCCAGATGAACCTGGACCATGATAAGCCAGCGGCTGCCTTGTCATCGCTCAGCAGCCAAAACCCTGGTGTTATTACGATCGCCAGCGCGGTGTTTGGATCGAAGCCGCCGATCTCGGATGATGTTTTGGCCAAGGCGTTCCAGGTGGAAAAGAAACTCATAGATTGGCTCCAGTCTCAGTTCTGGGATACCAACTACTAG